In a genomic window of [Empedobacter] haloabium:
- a CDS encoding P-II family nitrogen regulator gives MKMITAIIKPFKLDEVREALSAINVQGITVTEVKGFGRQKGHTELYRGAEYVVDFLPKTKIEAAVDDAIVDQAIEAIEGAARTGKIGDGKIFVYNLEQVIRIRTGETGNDAL, from the coding sequence ATGAAAATGATTACCGCCATCATCAAGCCCTTCAAGCTGGACGAGGTGCGCGAAGCGCTGTCCGCCATCAATGTACAGGGCATTACCGTGACCGAAGTCAAGGGTTTCGGCCGCCAGAAAGGCCATACCGAGCTGTACCGTGGCGCCGAGTACGTGGTCGACTTCCTGCCGAAGACCAAGATCGAGGCGGCCGTGGACGATGCCATCGTCGACCAGGCCATCGAAGCCATCGAGGGTGCGGCACGCACCGGCAAGATCGGCGACGGCAAGATTTTCGTGTACAACCTGGAACAGGTGATCCGTATCCGTACCGGCGAAACCGGCAACGACGCTCTTTAA